One genomic window of Punica granatum isolate Tunisia-2019 chromosome 1, ASM765513v2, whole genome shotgun sequence includes the following:
- the LOC116207519 gene encoding auxin efflux carrier component 2-like, producing MHPTVNGSFGGSDNFVRSHSSSDFDLQRLEEFGSKGRNYLIEKWEERSNYEGSVRGSRKVIDGGEDGEGGGEDRLQPSIKQEMPPMIVMMKLILLLCAGINRYVARFVVPVLGFNFIATSNLYEINYKFIAADTLQKIVVLLALEVIVFLSVIWYNLLSLRFEYWAAKILINERFPGSIGEITSIRVESDVVSLSGIEPLETDAEWDVDGSFHVRVRRSPLASLNNNSFRLSSIWSDTTRASNLSGVEIYLVQSSPVGSISSFHYAGREPVSGVPINPMFLWSGTQGLAGGSVKKHETEVPPYISGVGGAIGHRRTSSNSSATHEPRSLPMHPTVNGSFGGSDNFVRSHSSSYFDLQRLEEFGKKGHTN from the exons ATGCATCCTACGGTTAATGGTTCATTTGGCGGTTCTGATAACTTCGTCAGGAGCCATTCTTCCTCGGATTTCGATCTTCAACGTCTGGAAGAATTTGGGTCGAAAG GACGAAACTACTTGATCGAGAAGTGGGAGGAAAGATCAAATTATGAGGGCAGTGTGAGAGGATCTCGGAAAGTAATCGATGGAGGGGAAGACGGGGAAGGCGGAGGAGAGGATAGGTTACAACCATCGATCAAGCAAGAAATGCCACCGATGATTGTCATGATGAAGCTTATCCTCCTTTTG TGTGCCGGGATCAACCGCTATGTGGCCAGGTTCGTTGTCCCGGTCCTCGGCTTTAATTTCATCGCTACCTCAAACCTCTACGAGATCAACTACAAATTCATTGCTGCCGATACCCTCCAGAAGATAGTCGTTCTCCTTGCCCTTGAA GTGATCGTCTTTCTGAGCGTCATCTGGTATAACCTCCTTTCGCTCCGGTTCGAGTACTGGGCCGCCAaaattctcatcaatgagcGTTTCCCTGGCTCTATCGGTGAGATTACCTCGATCAGAGTTGAATCGGACGTCGTATCCCTTAGCGGCATTGAACCCTTGGAGACAGATGCTGAGTGGGACGTTGATGGCAGTTTTCATGTCCGGGTGAGGCGGTCTCCACTTGCTTCCTTAAACAACAACTCGTTTCGATTATCTTCAATCTGGAGCGACACCACGCGAGCGTCAAATCTCAGTGGGGTCGAGATCTACTTAGTACAATCTTCTCCAGTGGGATCAATCTCGAGCTTCCACTATGCAGGCAGAGAGCCGGTGAGCGGGGTGCCGATAAATCCAATGTTTTTATGGAGCGGCACTCAAGGACTAGCTGGAGGATCGGTTAAGAAGCATGAGACGGAGGTGCCGCCTTATATCAGTGGGGTCGGTGGGgcaatcggacatcggaggaCTTCCTCCAATTCCTCGGCTACTCACGAGCCTAGGTCGTTACCGATGCATCCTACGGTTAATGGTTCATTTGGCGGCTCTGACAACTTCGTCAGGAGCCATTCTTCCTCTTATTTCGATCTTCAACGTCTGGAAGAATTTGGGAAGAAAGGTCACACTAATTAA